One window of Bos indicus isolate NIAB-ARS_2022 breed Sahiwal x Tharparkar chromosome 18, NIAB-ARS_B.indTharparkar_mat_pri_1.0, whole genome shotgun sequence genomic DNA carries:
- the COG8 gene encoding conserved oligomeric Golgi complex subunit 8 isoform X2: protein MGLLGAGLLLRWLRAPRCVGSALLWGERVAVGGVRAYSSTPTRDGLEGPARRRSYWRYVRRLVQGTPEPPYPRVCQVGDPALRAVAAPVEPAQLAGPELQRLVERLVQVMRRRHCVGLSAPQLGVPLQVLALEFPETLFRACAPRVREARQMEPFPLRVFVNPSLRVLDSRLVTFPEGCESVAGFLACVPRFQAVQISGLDPRGEQVVWQASGWAARIIQHEMDHLQGCLFIDKMDSKTFTNIHWMEVND, encoded by the exons ATGGGTCTCCTGGGGGCTGGGCTGCTGCTGCGGTGGCTGCGGGCGCCGCGCTGCGTTGGGTCGGCCCTGCTGTGGGGAGAGCGGGTAGCGGTCGGCGGCGTCCGGGCCTACAGCTCCACGCCCACCCGGGATGGACTCGAGGGGCCGGCGCGCCGGCGCTCCTACTGGCGCTACGTGCGGCGTCTGGTGCAGGGAACGCCGGAGCCGCCGTACCCGCGCGTGTGCCAGGTTGGGGATCCGGCGCTGCGGGCCGTGGCGGCCCCGGTAGAGCCCGCGCAGCTGGCGGGACCCGAGCTGCAGCGGCTGGTGGAGCGGCTAGTGCAAGTGATGCGGCGTCGGCACTGCGTGGGCTTGAGCGCGCCGCAACTCGGAGTGCCTCTGCAGGTATTGGCGCTGGAGTTCCCTGAGACGCTCTTCCGCGCTTGCGCGCCGCGTGTGCGCGAGGCCCGTCAGATGGAGCCCTTCCCCCTGCGCGTGTTCGTGAACCCCAGCCTGCGGGTGCTGGACAGCCGCCTGGTCACCTTCCCTGAAGGCTGCGAGAGTGTCGCCGGCTTCCTTGCTTGCGTGCCCCGCTTCCAGGCGGTGCAGATCTCAG GGTTGGACCCTAGAGGAGAGCAGGTGGTGTGGCAGGCGAGTGGGTGGGCAGCCCGCATCATCCAGCACGAGATGGACCACTTGCAGGGCTGCCTGTTCATTGACAAAATGGACAGCAAGACGTTtacaaacatccactggatgGAGGTGAATGACTGA